TGTCACcatttatttcttcaaataccatagaattttctttattggATCCTTCAACCATAAGCATTAACTCCTTTGGTTTCTcttcatttattattaaattggaTTTGGTCTTTCTTAGTACAGGAATATGCGTTTGTGGTTGTGGTTGTTGTggttgttgctgctgttgttgtgatCTTTGATTCAATGATATAGGAAATAATCTTGTAGGACGGATTGGTATAGATGCTGTCGGCATAGTCGTACGGGTCGCTGATGATTTATAGTATAATAAAGGAGATACCATCGAAGATGCTTCCGCTTGTAACTGTTGATTTTTCGTTCCTTGGCTCATATTTCTACCATGAGATGAAGCATctatttcatttcttttcGGTATTACAGTAGgtggtaataattttgttatttttttcctattTGGacttgatgatgatactgTACCTTGTAAATGCCTTTTGGAAGTAGATAATATTACACCATCACTAGTGCTACGATAAGCCTGACTTACCATGTTTCCTCTCGTTGGTGTCTTATTCATTGAACTATTATGTTTCTTGATAGCTGCATTAGGTGGAATGGTTATAGTGCCTCCTTGATCAGAGGTATGTCTCTTTTGTATCCTATATGGTGATGTTTTAGTATTTCGAAGTTTATTCTCAGTAGCATGGGTTAGGGAACTCGTAATGCTTGTCCTACTTCTTGGATACCTATTAAGTAATTCCTTCTCCTCTCTTCCAATTACATCTGTTAAAGGTTCCCCATTGATTATAAACggtttatcaaatatttgtTGAGCTTGTTCAAgctttattttcaattctttaataacaCGTGGGAAATGCCTTGTAACTCTTTTCCTTgtcttttcttcatttaataaaatcttGTGAGAGTTTCTTGATAATAGTCTTGAAGAATCTTTGGAACTATCTTCTAAGAATAGTTTATCTTGTTGTAACGATTGGAAATCCTTTATTAGATTTAACACTGGtgtatatatttctaatttctcTTCTAAATCCTTAATCTCATCTTCACACATTGCTAGTATAATctcatcatcttttaaaGATTGGGAATTAATAATCAAagaattgatattattggaaaattcTAATATGTATTCTGAAGATATTTGTAACGTTTCAGATAAATCTTTTATTCTCTGTAATGAATCTTGGATCAactttttaataattttttgcttttttaACTctaaattgtttaattcattttcgATATTTAATATAGTTGTTTCTGATATATTGgaattttcctttttaaaCTTTTCGATGTACACAGGTGATATCTTTAACTTGGTCCAGAGACACTGGCAATCCTTCAATAATCGGTTCTTTTGCCTTGTTCTTTTCTCGTATGTTTTTTGGTAACTATTAAAAATCACTTCCAATTCCTCTAtgacattattatttaccagtaataaattgttttgttttttgtcATTATTTCCCGCATTAATGTTCATGTACGACGATGTCAATTTGGTCACCTGTTCATTCATATCTTGACATAAATCGTTATTAAGTTTATAAATATGATGACATCTCTGTATAATTTTAGTAAGCCTCgaattatattcattttcatacaagtttattaattgtttaatCTTATCAACTACTGTTGGTGAAACGGCTTTAAAataatcatttttcaaaaaaatctTATCATTCTCTTGAATTATTCGTGATATTATTTCATAGTCGTTTGCCGATGATTCAATTTTCGCAAgcaattcattcaattggCTCACAGAGGGTATCAGTGATAATTCTATTtcactattattattattattattattattattatttttgtcATGAATGGGATGTTGTTGAATCGTTTCAATGTAACGTTTCAATCTTAAAGTATACTGTAAAAAATCTACAATCTTAGGAATATAATCTTTAAAAACATAATTTCTTGCCTTTTGTAATGAATTTTGcatcttcaataatgataatggttTCTTGGGAGATAATGGGACAGTCTTACTTTGTTGTATCAAAATGGCATttctaatatataaatcTGGGATTGTATTGATTCCACTTGAGTCCTGtaaaatttccaatattttatttaacatttgttgttgtttatcattagtataatttaaattttccatttccttttcagCTTGAATATAAAATGTTGTTATTGATTCTGATAAAGCattgaatattaatttttcctttgagATGATTTCTGAATTTGAATAACCAATCTTTTGATAAACAACATTCAAGTTCTCTAATAAAGTTTGTAATTGTCTTCCTATCAAATTAAACTTTTCCACATAAATTCCATTGTTTTCTTGCAAAAGAATAACTCCACTGTTTTTTTCAACTTCATTTCTAGAGCATGCATCGGTCGTCGTAACAGTCCTCGTAAGGTTATCTGTTAATGATAAACCTTTCAATGGAGAGTCTAATTCTTTTAGTCTAACTG
Above is a genomic segment from Naumovozyma dairenensis CBS 421 chromosome 6, complete genome containing:
- the ASE1 gene encoding Ase1p (similar to Saccharomyces cerevisiae ASE1 (YOR058C); ancestral locus Anc_5.658), translated to MSSPPTQSSYINGETPKDSTASIGPHFENNSNSDTMNSKSSMAHSDMTSVTTPSKIENKIVTISRNLSMSPSKEYMTLTPVRLKELDSPLKGLSLTDNLTRTVTTTDACSRNEVEKNSGVILLQENNGIYVEKFNLIGRQLQTLLENLNVVYQKIGYSNSEIISKEKLIFNALSESITTFYIQAEKEMENLNYTNDKQQQMLNKILEILQDSSGINTIPDLYIRNAILIQQSKTVPLSPKKPLSLLKMQNSLQKARNYVFKDYIPKIVDFLQYTLRLKRYIETIQQHPIHDKNNNNNNNNNNSEIELSLIPSVSQLNELLAKIESSANDYEIISRIIQENDKIFLKNDYFKAVSPTVVDKIKQLINLYENEYNSRLTKIIQRCHHIYKLNNDLCQDMNEQVTKLTSSYMNINAGNNDKKQNNLLLVNNNVIEELEVIFNSYQKTYEKRTRQKNRLLKDCQCLWTKLKISPVYIEKFKKENSNISETTILNIENELNNLELKKQKIIKKLIQDSLQRIKDLSETLQISSEYILEFSNNINSLIINSQSLKDDEIILAMCEDEIKDLEEKLEIYTPVLNLIKDFQSLQQDKLFLEDSSKDSSRLLSRNSHKILLNEEKTRKRVTRHFPRVIKELKIKLEQAQQIFDKPFIINGEPLTDVIGREEKELLNRYPRSRTSITSSLTHATENKLRNTKTSPYRIQKRHTSDQGGTITIPPNAAIKKHNSSMNKTPTRGNMVSQAYRSTSDGVILSTSKRHLQGTVSSSSPNRKKITKLLPPTVIPKRNEIDASSHGRNMSQGTKNQQLQAEASSMVSPLLYYKSSATRTTMPTASIPIRPTRLFPISLNQRSQQQQQQPQQPQPQTHIPVLRKTKSNLIINEEKPKELMLMVEGSNKENSMVFEEINGDTKLITNSNSNNNNTQYPSELSSPFKEREHSVYKLSMSPDGRFKLNIQQRDLENPFEDTSILDDEDSEIDKHYLDWKSEQMIKLDELKQGQQQERMLPQ